From a single Miscanthus floridulus cultivar M001 chromosome 8, ASM1932011v1, whole genome shotgun sequence genomic region:
- the LOC136468803 gene encoding protein FAR1-RELATED SEQUENCE 5-like → MGPTPPSLVEARPLALHDPPTALERVAALIRAHRREPPPSSTPMLPPITAITSDPLHHMMTLTPPVTLTPGDMVTPDANQLFYPVKKALDLPYAVPEAHNHKLEPSPRMTRYMHAHKNMAEGMSDLFNIMTRNGVPHQAALNVMADLYDGRHMWGFTEKDIKNMKAAKAREEREDDLNKLLQFFRECKENNKYFYWDVDRAEYKDFGDAITFDTTHKTNSKKMPLAMFVGANNNLKNVTFGQALIGDESIGSFKWLFETFKSCMGGQEPHVILMYEDPAMKVAIELVFFKSQHRNYRWHIIRPWEFELDQLYTEHKDKNLKERLQSLINYPLGPTQFEVEWEKLVDECGIADHPAIRALWDKRERWIAAYFKGMYCDPQMSNGWLVKHEQGEGASAGHNMNSGWLLIRTMVNIDANANNGNTQVRKIPEKYIRKRYTHSARQEVTWDRHDGVLIGPAASQE, encoded by the exons ATGGGGCCAACGCCGCCATCGCTCGTCGAGGCTAGGCCGCTCGCCCTACATGATCCACCTACGGCATTGGAGAGGGTCGCTGCATTGATTCGAGCACATCGGAGAGAGCCTCCGCCGTCATCGACACCCATGCTTCCCCCGATAACAGCAATTACAAGTGATCCCCTCCACCATATGATGACACTCACACCGCCGGTGACATTGACTCCAGGGGACATGGTGACTCCAGATGCCAACCAGCTGTTCTACCCGGTAAAAAAAGCACTTGACCTCCCTTATGCCGTGCCT GAAGCCCACAACCACAAACTTGAGCCGTCTCCCAGGATGACAAGATACATGCACGCGCATAAGAACATGGCAGAAGGCATGAGTGACTTATTTAACATAATGACAAGGAACGGAGTTCCACATCAGGCAGCATTGAATGTGATGGCGGATCTGTATGATGGTCGCCATATGTGGGGTTTTACAGAGAAGGACATAAAGAATAT GAAGGCGGCGAAGGCTAGGgaggaaagagaagatgatcttAACAAGCTGTTGCAGTTCTTCAGAGAATGCAAGGAGAACAACAAATATTTCTACTGGGATGTGGAT AGAGCTGAATACAAAGATTTTGGAGATGCCATCACCTTTGATACAACACATAAAACCAACAGCAAGAAGATGCCGCTGGCGATGTTTGTTGGAGCCAACAATAACCTCAAGAACGTGACCTTCGGACAAGCTCTGATTGGTGATGAATCGATTGGATCATTCAAATGGTTGTTTGAGACGTTCAAGAGTTGCATGGGTGGACAGGAACCTCATGTTATCCTGATGT ACGAAGATCCAGCAATGAAAGTTGCAATTGAGTTGGTGTTTTTCAAGTCTCAACATAGAAACTATCGCTGGCACATAATAAGGCCTTGGGAGTTTGAGTTGGACCAGCTGTACACCGAGCACAAGGATAAAAACTTGAAGGAAAGGCTTCAATCGTTGATAAACTATCCATTGGGCCCGACGCAATTTGAGGTTGAATGGGAGAAGCTAGTTGATGAGTGTGGCATTGCTGATCATCCTGCCATTAGAGCCCTGTGGGATAAGAGGGAGAGGTGGATAGCTGCTTATTTCAAGGGGATGTATTGTG ACCCACAGATGAGTAATGGGTGGTTGGTGAAGCATGAACAAGGGGAGGGAGCTTCTGCTGGGCACAACATGAATTCAGGGTGGTTGCTAATAAGGACAATGGTGAATATAGATGCGAATGCAAACAATGGGAACACACAG GTCAGGAAAATCCCAGAGAAGTACATCCGGAAAAGGTACACTCATAGTGCGAGGCAAGAAGTTACGTGGGATAGGCATGACGGCGTGCTAATTGGTCCAGCAGCAAGCCAAGAATAG